Sequence from the Panicum virgatum strain AP13 chromosome 5N, P.virgatum_v5, whole genome shotgun sequence genome:
TAGATATAAAGTTCAGTTTGGTTGAATTTATTTGATGGCTGTGCAATAATGCTGAGTTAGCTGCAACGGGTGACTAGAAACATTGTTTGTTTCCGCCATGCTGTTTTATTCCATAGATGCTGTAATTAAATGTGTAACTGCAGGACATTCATGCTGAAGCTGTGAAAAAGAGGCGTCGGACCACCAAGAAGCCATACTCACGCTCAATTGTTGGTGCCACTTTGGAAGTTATTCAAAAGAAGAGAAGTGAGAAGCCTGAAGTTCGTGATGCTGCTAGGGAGGCTGCTCTACGGTATGTTTTCCATCTTTCTACAGAGCTATTCCTTACAATTTTATTACTCCAGGAATTTTGTATTAGTAAGGCTGGTATTGCATATTGGTCCTTCACCACATCGTTTTAATCCTTGTGAAAAGCTATTTTGCTTCAACATCCCTCTTTTAATGGTCCTGCATGGTATTTATTTGGTGTGTAAATTTGTAGTGAGATAAAGGAGCGCATTAAGAAGACCAAGGATGAGAAGAAGGCCAAGAAAGCGGAGGTGGCGAAATCTCAGAAGACACAAACCAAGGGTGCAGCACCGAAGGTTCCTAAGGGCCCCAAgattggtggtggcggtgggaaGCGCTGAATGCCCATTGCATCATAGAGATATAGTTCTGTCAACTAGCCTTCTCTCCCATCCTATCTTAGACATTGGTCAAATTAGTCTGCTGTCTTGAGTTTTCACCTTTCTGATGAGATTGGTGTCCTGAATGTTTTGGATTGTTTCTTGAGTTGATTTAAATTGGCACTTATGTCTATTGTTGTTCAGCAAGTTTTGTCATTGATTGCCGACAAGTGAGATAACCAAATGATTTTGCATGCCGTCTGAAGACTGATGAGATTGATTTCGTAGCCTGTGTTTTTTTTCTCAACTGATGTATACTGATGGTGTGCAACAAATGATTTTTGGGGAAGAACACAAATCACATGGTTACAATCTGGTGAATTTCTCCAAAACAATCAAACGGCCGTATACTGATGGTGTGCAACAAACGAAGTATCCTGAGTTTTGTCAGAAAAGTAGTGGAGTAGGGGACAATGCTATCTATTCTCATAGTAATGAAATGATGATGCAACCTGAGCTGATTAGTGAATTAAACAGCACTGCAACTCTGGCAATACTGGTCACAGACCTCATAATAATACTAGCACGACAATAATATGCAACCTTATTCCTCAAGCTAGCTGGATCAATAACACTGCAAGCCGGCGTGTAGT
This genomic interval carries:
- the LOC120672170 gene encoding 60S ribosomal protein L24-like, coding for MVLKTELCRFSGQKIYPGKGIRFIRADSQVFLFANSKCKRYFHNRLKPAKLTWTAMYRKQHKKDIHAEAVKKRRRTTKKPYSRSIVGATLEVIQKKRSEKPEVRDAAREAALREIKERIKKTKDEKKAKKAEVAKSQKTQTKGAAPKVPKGPKIGGGGGKR